In a single window of the Zea mays cultivar B73 chromosome 5, Zm-B73-REFERENCE-NAM-5.0, whole genome shotgun sequence genome:
- the LOC103627850 gene encoding protein TSS: MAPKAGKAKPKARGDRKKKEEKVLPTVLDVTVETPDYTLLTLKGISTDRILDIRKLLAVHVDTCHLTSFSLSHEVRGGQLKDTVEIAALKPCHLTIVEEDYTEELAVAHVRRLLDIVACTTVFGAKKPEPKPDAADAAAESAKAGSPSPGKTAPGGGEEPMYPPPKLEQFYDFFTFSHLTPPLHYIRRSSRPFVDDKREDDFFQIDVRVCNGKPVTIVASQEGFYPAGKRALISRSLVGLLQQTSRAFDGAYKALMKAFVEHNKFGNLPYGFRSNTWVAPPVVADSPSVFPPLPTEDETWGGSGGGQGRDGKHDHRPWVKEFAILAAMPCKTAEERQIRDRKAFLLHSLFVDVAVLKAVASIQQLISNHTSLHETENGTIGSVLHTEQVGDMKIMITKDKTDASSKLDVKLDGSQAPGMSSDELAQRNLLKGITADESATVHDTATLGVVIVKHCGYTAVVQVPVDTELPAASVAQQEIHIEDQPEGGSNALNVNSLRMLLHKSCAQAPGVQRLQTSDPQDNEATQTFVRKILTDSLQKLENEVPIVTRPIRWELGACWVQHLQNPTSEKTETKKSDETKDVPTVKGLGKQFGQLKEIKKKTDDKGGKGTYVKGNNSPNTDNGHTDNTASVKDDKDIILQRLLPEAAFQRLKESETGLHVKSLDELIEMSHKYYDDTALPKLVADFGSLELSPVDGRTLTDFMHTRGLQMRSLGRVVELSDKLPHIQSLCIHEMVVRAFKHIVRAVIAAVDDINDMADSVASCLNILLGPFLEENNDKDCGEDHNLRKRWLEVFLIKRFGWKWKDEYCLDLRKYAILRGLCHKVGLELITKDYDMDMPNPFRKSDIISVVPIYKHVACSSADGRTLLESSKTFLDKGKLEDAVSYGTKALAKLVAVCGPYHRMTAGAYSLLAVVLYHTGDFNQATIYQQKALDINERELGLDHPDTMKSYGDLAVFYYRLQHTELALKYVNRALYLLHLTCGPSHPNTAATYINVAMMEEGLGNVHVALRYLHEALKCNQRLLGADHIQTAASYHAIAIALSLMEAYSLSVQHEKTTLRILQAKLGSEDLRTQDASAWLEYFESKALEQQEAARNGTPKPDASIASRGHLSVSDLLDYINPDDELKAKEMQRKQVRAKIKGRTGQNQSELVDDEDQRSPAPNNDKNLLTENGNSGVKENGTFVEHVKDEISSDTAIHIPQDGFTEECTSDEGWQAAVPKGRSTGSRRTGAGTRRPNLAKINTSSLNSENGRYKGRGISNFSSPRVSPSEAAVSIGSRPLAKKLAKSSSFNSKAVSTAVSSNTGENSFNLNSKPASPAIATAAAKVIPSTTPSASQTVRKSLSYKEVAIAAPGTLAKASSDVHTEEKDTGDQGASPESSNSKSPKEINGHPSGEKDGAIEVSPQDDTSQVSKSPDGGKPEQTDVLIGSNQPDTVHKKSSDPAETSVAKDIDLPAPVISSGTQTEADTPNDEAPTAIEANDSSSNDDERDSGADTPEQLSSGGENEKSSLSESEKNDTPREGAKETTSKLSAAAAPFNPSSVPAFGSMAVPGFREHGGLLPSPANVPPMLSIPLRKHPHQSATARVPYGPRLAGGYNRSGHRGLRKKPVLTSGEAPTETNTSGPRIMNPNAPEFVPGQSRSPNGHPASPNGPLASPGGIPSSPQDLLSSPDSTLESPVTASPQVSECSQISPEGDVEGVGVKQNMDDTNHPESKDGEVEPEQTKAPEGTEEGAAVKDAAEELIAAEQPKSWADYSDGEVEVVEVAS, from the exons ATGGCGCCCAAGGCGGGGAAGGCCAAGCCCAAGGCCAGGGGCGACAGGAAGAAGAAGGAGGAGAAAG TGCTGCCCACCGTGCTGGACGTCACCGTTGAGACGCCGGACTACACGCTGCTCACGCTCAAG GGCATATCAACGGACAGGATCCTCGACATCCGGAAGCTCCTGGCCGTCCACGTGGACACCTGCCACCTCACCAGCTTCTCCCTGTCCCACGAG GTCCGTGGGGGCCAGCTCAAGGACACGGTGGAGATCGCCGCCCTCAAGCCCTGCCACCTCACCATCGTCGAAG AGGACTACACGGAGGAGCTCGCCGTCGCGCACGTGCGTCGCCTGCTCGACATCGTCGCCTGCACCACCGTGTTCGGGGCGAAGAAGCCCGAGCCGAAGCCCGATGCGGCGGATGCCGCGGCCGAGTCCGCCAAAGCCGGCTCGCCCTCGCCCGGTAAGAcggcgcccggcggcggcgaggagCCCATGTACCCGCCGCCGAAGCTGGAGCAGTTCTACGATTTCTTCACCTTCTCGCACCTCACGCCGCCGCTGCACT ACATTCGGAGGTCGTCCCGCCCATTCGTTGATGACAAGAGAGAAGACGACTTCTTCCAGATCGAT GTGCGAGTTTGTAACGGGAAACCCGTGACGATTGTGGCATCCCAAGAAGGATTCTACCCTGCAGGGAAGCGAGCACTCATCAGCCGCTCCCTCGTTGGACTGTTGCAGCAGACAAGCCGTGCATTTGATGGA GCCTACAAGGCTCTGATGAAGGCATTTGTCGAGCACAACAAG TTTGGAAATCTACCTTATGGGTTCCGATCAAACACATGGGTGGCTCCCCCTGTCGTTGCCGACTCACCATCAGTGTTCCCACCTCTCCCAACCGAAGATGAAACCTGGGGTGGCAGTGGTGGTGGTCAAGGAAGAGACGGAAAGCACGACCATAGACCATGGGTGAAAGAATTTGCCATTCTTGCTGCAATGCCTTGCAAAACAGCTGAGGAGAGGCAAATCAGAGACAGAAAGGCTTTCCTACTCCACAGTTTGTTTGTGGATGTTGCAGTCCTCAAAGCTGTTGCATCTATCCAGCAACTGATTTCCAACCATACAAGTTTACATGAAACAGAGAATGGCACCATCGGTTCAGTTTTGCACACCGAGCAAGTAGGTGATATGAAAATAATGATCACAAAGGACAAAACAGATGCAAGCTCCAAGCTAGATGTCAAATTGGATGGAAGTCAGGCTCCAGGGATGTCTTCTGATGAGCTTGCTCAGAGAAACTTGTTGAAAGGCATCACTGCTGATGAGAGTGCAACAGTACAT GATACAGCCACTCTTGGTGTGGTTATTGTAAAGCATTGTGGGTATACAGCTGTTGTCCAAGTTCCAGTAGATACTGAACTGCCAGCTGCTTCTGTAGCACAGCAGGAGATCCACATTGAAGACCAGCCTGAAGGAGGTAGCAATGCTCTTAATGTCAACAG CTTAAGGATGCTGCTTCATAAGTCATGTGCTCAAGCACCTGGAGTTCAACGGTTGCAGACTAGTGATCCTCAAGACAATGAGGCTACTCAAACTTTTGTCCGGAAGATATTAACAGACAGCCTGCAGAAGCTTGAAAATGAGGTTCCGATAGTAACAAGACCTATCAGATGGGAACTTGGTGCTTGTTGGGTACAACATCTACAGAACCCAACTTCCGAGAAGACAGAGACTAAGAAAAGTGACGAGACTAAGGATGTCCCTACAGTAAAGGGTCTGGGTAAACAATTTGGTCAGTTAAAGGAGATAAAAAAGAAGACAGATGACAAGGGTGGAAAAGGTACATATGTAAAAGGAAACAATTCACCTAATACAGATAATGGGCATACAGACAACACTGCCAGTGTAAAGGATGATAAGGACATTATTCTTCAGAGATTGCTTCCGGAAGCAGCTTTCCAAAGACTGAAGGAATCAGAAACTGGACTTCATGTTAAG TCACTGGATGAACTGATTGAGATGTCACATAAATATTATGATGATACCGCGCTACCCAAATTG GTTGCAGACTTTGGCTCACTTGAGCTTTCCCCTGTTGATGGAAGGACATTAACAGATTTTATGCACACTAGGGGCCTCCAGATGCGGTCACTGGGACGAGTG GTTGAGCTTTCGGATAAGCTTCCACATATACAGTCCTTGTGTATACATGAGATGGTAGTTCGAGCATTTAAGCACATAGTTCGGGCTGTTATTGCAGCTGTTGATGATATAAATGATATGGCAGACTCAGTTGCGTCATGTTTAAATATTTTGTTGGGACCATTTCTGGAGGAAAACAATGACAAAGATTGTGGTGAGGATCATAATCTCAGGAAAAGGTGGCTGGAGGTCTTTTTGATAAAGAGATTTGGTTGGAAGTGGAAAGATGAATATTGTCTTGATCTAAGAAAATATGCCATTCTCCGTGGTCTCTGCCATAAG GTAGGACTTGAGTTAATAACAAAAGATTATGACATGGATATGCCAAACCCATTCAGAAAGTCGGATATTATCAGTGTTGTTCCTATCTACAAG CATGTTGCATGCTCATCAGCTGATGGCCGCACCCTGCTGGAGTCATCCAAGACTTTCCTGGATAAAGGGAAACTTGAGGATGCTGTTAGCTACGGCACAAAA GCTCTTGCAAAACTTGTTGCTGTTTGTGGTCCTTATCATAGAATGACGGCAGGAGCATACAGCCTTCTTGCAGTAGTGCTTTATCATACTGGTGACTTCAACCAG GCAACCATCTATCAACAGAAGGCTTTAGATATTAATGAGAGGGAACTTGGACTTGACCACCCAGATACAATGAAAAGCTATGGAGATCTTGCTGTTTTCTACTATCGCCTGCAACATACAGAACTAGCATTAAA GTATGTCAATCGTGCCCTATATCTTTTGCACCTTACATGTGGCCCTTCTCATCCTAACACCGCTGCAACTTATATCAATGTTGCGATGATGGAAGAAGGGTTGGGCAATGTCCATGTTGCACTCCGTTACCTGCACGAAGCTCTAAAATGTAACCAACGGTTGCTTGGCGCTGATCACATACAG ACTGCGGCAAGTTATCATGCTATTGCTATTGCTTTGTCTTTAATGGAAGCGTACTCATTGAGTGTCCAACATGAAAAGACCACGCTAAGGATACTTCAAGCAAAGCTTGGATCCGAGGATCTTCGGACCCAG GATGCTTCTGCTTGGCTGGAATACTTTGAATCCAAGGCACTAGAGCAGCAGGAAGCAGCACGAAATGGTACTCCAAAGCCTGATGCTTCAATAGCAAGCAGAGGACATCTGAG TGTATCAGATCTTTTGGATTATATCAACCCGGATGATGAGCTCAAGGCTAAGGAAATGCAAAGGAAACAAGTCCGTGCTAAG ATCAAAGGTCGCACTGGGCAAAACCAATCTGAACTtgttgatgatgaagatcaaaggAGTCCTGCACCTAACAATGATAAAAATTTATTAACCGAGAATGGAAACTCTGGAGTAAAAGAGAATGGAACCTTTGTTGAGCATGTGAAAGATGAAATATCAAGTGACACTGCAATCCACATACCTCAAGATGGTTTTACTGAAGAGTGCACATCTGATGAGGGGTGGCAAGCGGCTGTTCCAAAGGGGCGATCCACAGGGAGCCGCAGAACTGGTGCAGGCACGAGGAGGCCAAATCTGGCAAAAATTAATACTAGTTCACTAAACAGTGAGAATGGAAGATACAAAGGAAGAGGTATATCTAACTTCTCTTCCCCTCGAGTTTCACCTAGTGAGGCTGCAGTTTCTATTGGTTCTAGACCTCTTGCAAAGAAATTGGCTAAGAGTTCAAGCTTCAATTCCAAAGCAGTTAGCACTGCCGTCTCATCGAATACTGGTGAGAATTCTTTCAATCTCAACTCCAAGCCAGCAAGCCCTGCCATTGCCACAGCTGCTGCCAAGGTGATACCATCCACAACACCAAGTGCTAGTCAAACAGTAAGGAAGTCACTTTCATACAAGGAGGTAGCAATAGCTGCACCAGGGACTCTTGCCAAAGCATCGAGTGATGTACACACAGAAGAAAAAGATACAGGTGACCAAGGTGCAAGTCCTGAAAGTTCTAATTCTAAGTCTCCAAAAGAAATCAATGGTCACCCTTCTGGGGAGAAAGATGGGGCAATAGAAGTGTCGCCACAGGATGATACTTCACAGGTATCTAAATCACCTGATGGAGGTAAACCTGAGCAAACTGATGTTTTGATTGGTTCAAATCAACCAGATACAGTACATAAAAAATCCTCAGATCCAGCAGAGACATCTGTAGCAAAGGACATAGATCTTCCGGCCCCGGTCATATCATCTGGAACACAAACTGAGGCTGACACCCCAAATGATGAAGCACCAACTGCAATTGAGGCAAATGATTCTTCCTCCAATGACGATGAAAGAGATTCAGGAGCAGATACACCAGAACAACTGTCTAGTGGAGGTGAAAATGAGAAATCTTCACTATCTGAGAGTGAAAAGAATGATACACCAAGAGAAGGTGCTAAAGAGACAACAAGTAAACTTTCTGCTGCTGCGGCTCCATTCAATCCATCCAGCGTACCAGCTTTTGGTTCAATGGCTGTCCCAGGTTTCAGAGAACATGGAGGGCTATTGCCATCACCAGCCAATGTGCCCCCTATGCTGTCCATTCCTCTCCGCAAGCACCCTCACCAATCTGCAACTGCAAGGGTACCTTATGGTCCACGTCTGGCTGGAGGCTACAATAGATCAGGGCACCGAGGACTTCGTAAGAAGCCTGTGTTGACAAGTGGTGAAGCCCCTACAGAAACAAACACGTCTGGCCCCAGGATTATGAACCCTAACGCCCCAGAGTTTGTTCCAGGTCAATCTCGGAGTCCTAATGGGCATCCAGCATCTCCAAATGGTCCTTTAGCATCTCCAGGTGGTATTCCATCTTCACCACAGGACCTTCTATCCTCTCCAGATAGTACCTTGGAGTCACCAGTAACTGCATCCCCACAAGTTTCTGAATGTAGCCAGATTAGTCCTGAAGGAGATGTTGAGGGTGTGGGTGTAAAGCAGAACATGGATGACACGAACCACCCAGAAAGTAAAGATGGTGAAGTGGAGCCTGAGCAAACCAAAGCTCCTGAAGGTACAGAAGAAGGCGCAGCGGTAAAAGATGCTGCTGAAGAGTTGATTGCAGCCGAGCAGCCCAAATCCTGGGCTGACTACAGCGATGGAGAGGTTGAGGTCGTTGAGGTTGCAAGCTAA
- the LOC100191588 gene encoding uncharacterized protein LOC100191588 precursor — protein MWAASCLASCCAACACEACRTAVGSIGRRSARIAYCGLFALSLFASWALREVAAPLLQSIPWINHFHKTPDREWFETDAVLRVSLGNFLFFTILAVIMAGIKDQKDPRDKIHHGGWMAKIFCWVIIVFLMFFVPNGVVSFYESISKFGSGLFLLVQVVLLLDFVHGWNENWVAKDEQFWYMALLVVSVVCYIATFCFSGLLFHWFTPSGHDCGLNLFFIVFTLILVFAFAIVALHPKINGSLLPASVIGMYCTYLCYSGLSSEPRDYECNGLHNHSKAVSTGSLTLGLLTTVLSVVYSAVRAGSSATVLSPPDSPRGTDKPLLPFSKADEQEDKKDVPRPVTYSYSFFHLIFSLASMYSAMLLTGWSTSVGESGKLVDVGWPSVWVRIATQWATAGLFIWSLVAPVLFPDREF, from the exons ATGTGGGCGGCATCGTGCCTGGCGTCGTGCTGCGCGGCGTGCGCGTGCGAGGCGTGCCGGACGGCGGTCGGCAGCATCGGCCGCCGCTCCGCCCGCATCGCCTACTGCGGCCTCTTCGCGCTCTCCCTCTTCGCATCCTGGGCGCTCCGCGAGGTCGCCGCGCCCCTCCTCCAGTCGATCCCAT GGATTAACCACTTCCACAAGACCCCCGACCGCGAGTGGTTCGAGACCGACGCGGTGCTCAGGGTCAGCCTCGGCaacttcctcttcttcaccatcCTCGCCGTCATCATGGCCGGGATAAAGGACCAGAAGGACCCCCGTGACAAGATCCACCACGGCGGATGGATGGCCAAGATCTTCTGCTGGGTCATCATCGTCTTCCTCATGTTCTTCGTGCCCAACGGGGTCGTCAGCTTCTATG AATCTATATCCAAGTTTGGCTCTGGGCTGTTCCTTCTCGTTCAGGTTGTTCTGCTGTTGGATTTTGTGCACGGATGGAATGAGAACTGGGTCGCCAAGGATGAGcagttctg GTACATGGCTCTGTTGGTTGTCTCGGTTGTCTGTTACATTGCCACGTTCTGTTTCTCGGGTCTCCTATTTCACTGGTTCACTCCATCTGGACATGACTGCGGACTCAACCTGTTTTTCATTGTCTTCACGTTGATTCTTGTTTTTGCGTTTGCTATTGTTGCCCTGCACCCAAAG ATCAATGGAAGCTTGTTGCCTGCATCAGTTATTGGTATGTACTGTACATATCTGTGCTACAGTGGACTCTCCAGTGAGCCAAGGGATTACGAATGCAATGGGCTTCACAATCACTCAAAAGCTGTGTCAACTGGTAGCCTTACATTGGGACTCCTTACCACGGTCCTCTCTGTGGTCTATTCTGCTGTCCGCGCTGGCTCCTCTGCAACTGTGCTCTCGCCACCAGACTCACCACGTG GGACCGACAAGCCATTGCTTCCCTTCAGCAAGGCAGACGAACAAGAAGATAAGAAGGATGTGCCGAGGCCGGTGACATACTCCTACTCTTTCTTTCACCTCATCTTCTCCCTGGCCAGCATGTACTCGGCAATGCTCTTGACTGGCTGGTCAACTTCGGTTGGTGAGAGCGGAAAGCTTGTGGATGTTGGGTGGCCATCTGTCTGGGTCAGGATTGCAACCCAGTGGGCGACGGCAGGTCTGTTCATATGGTCGCTTGTTGCACCCGTCCTCTTTCCCGACAGGGAATTCTAA
- the LOC100382079 gene encoding Protein TIC 55, chloroplastic-like has translation MTTPSTAPAPLASLLRVSAAAVPVARRRPKSPAAAAAARWEGGGGRRRCRAAVVEEAGVLLPKEGEGEGEGEEAPDAAAGRYDWREEWYPLYLAKEVPDDAALPLTVFDRQLVLWRDAHGVLRCHEDRCPHRLAKLSEGQIVDGKLECLYHGWQFDGDGKCVKIPQLPEGAKIPRSACARNYEVRDSQGVVWVWMSDANPPDEGKLPWFEPYARAGFTDLSTVHELPYDHSILLENLMDPAHVPISHDRTDWTAKREDAQPLFFDVTERTPRGFAGYWGRTGTPHLRNLLRFEAPCVLTNTLEFADKDGREQCFSAHFLCRPAGQGKSMLLVRFGSTLRSPLAKVLPSWYFHQNACKVFEQDMGFLSSQNEVLLREKLPTRELYLNLRSSDTWVAEYRKWMDRAGHGMPYYFGHSTLSPPPVPAVVEQAPAGAVAGISASFPAKGGVGMVHAPNPTNRYFRHVVHCKGCRATVKKYTSLKTVFAALAAAALSAAILAATRQWKAVLVAASAVLAAASYACDAVLSLITTNFIRTHRRL, from the exons ATGACAACGCCCTCTACCGCACCAGCGCCACTGGCATCTCTCCTCCGCGTCTCCGCTGCCGCTGTTCCAGTGGCTCGACGACGTCCTAAGAGCCCCGCGGCTGCGGCGGCGGCACGGTGGGAGGGAGGTGGGGGCAGAAGGAGGTGCCgggcggcggtggtggaggaagccGGGGTGCTGCTGCccaaggagggggagggggagggggagggggaggaggcccCGGACGCGGCGGCGGGGCGCTACGACTGGAGGGAGGAGTGGTACCCGCTGTACCTGGCCAAGGAGGTGCCCGACGACGCGGCGCTCCCGCTCACCGTCTTCGACCGCCAGCTCGTGCTCTGGCGCGACGCCCACGGCGTGCTCCGCTGCCACGAGGACCGGTGCCCTCACAG GTTAGCGAAGCTATCGGAAGGGCAGATCGTGGACGGCAAGCTGGAGTGCCTCTACCATGGCTGGCAGTTCGACGGCGACGGCAAGTGCGTCAAGATACCACag CTGCCCGAGGGCGCCAAGATCCCGCGCAGCGCGTGCGCGCGCAACTACGAGGTGCGCGACTCGCAGGGCGTGGTGTGGGTGTGGATGTCGGACGCCAACCCTCCCGACGAAGGGAAGCTGCCGTGGTTCGAGCCGTACGCGCGGGCGGGGTTCACGGACCTGTCGACGGTGCACGAGCTCCCCTACGACCACTCCATCCTGCTGGAGAACCTCATGGACCCCGCGCACGTGCCCATCTCCCACGACCGCACCGACTGGACGGCCAAGCGCGAGGACGCGCAGCCGCTCTTCTTCGACGTCACCGAGCGCACGCCCCGCGGCTTCGCGGGCTACTGGGGCCGCACCGGCACGCCGCACCTCCGCAACCTTCTGCGCTTCGAGGCCCCCTGCGTGCTCACCAACACGCTAGAGTTCGCCGACAAGGACGGCAGGGAGCAGTGCTTCTCCGCGCACTTCCTCTGCCGCCCCGCCGGGCAGGGCAAGTCCATGCTCCTCGTGCGCTTCGGCTCCACCCTCAGGTCGCCGCTCGCCAAGGTGCTCCCGTCCTGGTACTTCCACCAGAACGCGTGCAAGGTGTTCGAGCAGGACATGGGGTTCCTGTCGTCGCAGAACGAGGTGCTGCTCCGGGAGAAGCTGCCCACCAGGGAGCTCTACCTCAACCTCCGCTCCTCCGACACCTGGGTCGCCGAGTACAGGAAGTGGATGGACAGGGCGGGCCACGGCATGCCCTACTACTTCGGCCACAGCACCCTGTCGCCGCCGCCCGTGCCGGCCGTCGTGGAGCAGGCGCCCGCAGGGGCCGTCGCGGGGATCTCGGCCTCGTTCCCGGCCAAGGGCGGCGTCGGCATGGTGCACGCGCCCAACCCGACCAACAGGTACTTCCGCCACGTCGTGCACTGCAAGGGTTGCAGGGCAACCGTCAAAAAGTACACCTCGTTGAAGACCGTGTTCGCGGCCCTCGCGGCGGCGGCCCTATCGGCCGCCATCCTGGCGGCGACGAGACAGTGGAAGGCCGTCTTGGTGGCGGCGTCGGCCGTGCTAGCCGCCGCATCCTATGCGTGTGACGCGGTGCTTTCTTTGATCACCACCAACTTCATCAGGACACACAGGAGACTGTAA
- the LOC100191995 gene encoding Zinc finger CCCH domain-containing protein 18-like: MAGEGEDEAAAIERQLEQQLQEQRSSLAAVDEALAADPSNADLLEVHEELLAAIKDAEEGLLHLKRSRLLKQVDEIFPDKESISQSPEVAIESLDPDDVEPEPLESHDFSVGSKCRFRHNNGRWYNGCIIGFEGSGDARISFLTPTSENMSICKFFLQQRCRFGSNCRMSHGIVMPSKALKRFTPTRWEQSLVGSSILATSGYNSGLWRRAELESWDDNLKIGQVVFQDDGSSASLPSDSLSVSEYADMSDEDEGSLSDEESEFSDDADQEDGSVHQGLGLLEFTNFSGIQTDTMIFAKWEHHTRGVASKMMAKMGYREGMGLGVSGQGMLDPIPVKVLPPKQSLDHALASSEADGGSGKKRSRGGKRKREKKFAEQARAAKAEEAERSVFNFINSHLVSQEGSTTKVRKGSSVETNGLAKKEDRRSLVAYGEEVKELRIRVEKLEEMKNRNCKDKAFFEAASRKLEETRKALADAEATHASATSAVTRKEKEKKWLKF; encoded by the exons ATGGCGGGCGAGGGCGAGGACGAGGCGGCGGCCATTGAGCGGCAGCTGGAGCAGCAGCTGCAGGAGCAGCGGTCCTCCCTCGCCGCGGTCGACGAGGCCCTCGCCGCCGACCCCTCCAACGCCGACCTCCTCGAG GTTCATGAGGAGCTTCTTGCTGCGATTAAGGATGCCGAGGAGGGTCTTCTCCATTTGAAGCGCTCTAGGCTACTGAAGCAAGTAGATGAGATCTTTCCAGATAAGGAATCAATATCCCAATCACCCGAAGTTGCTATTGAGTCATTAGATCCAGATGATGTTGAGCCAGAACCACTGGAGTCACATGATTTTTCAGTTGGATCAAAGTGTAGATTCCGGCACAACAATGGGCGCTGGTATAATGGATGCATTATAGGCTTTGAAGGTTCAGGCGATGCAAGGATCTCATTTCTGACACCTACATCTGAAAATATGTCG ATATGCAAGTTCTTCCTACAGCAGCGATGTCGATTTGGTAGTAACTGCCGCATGTCTCATG GTATTGTAATGCCTTCTAAAGCCTTGAAGCGATTCACTCCAACTAGGTGGGAGCAGTCCTTGGTAGGCTCCAGCATACTGGCAACTTCTGGGTATAACTCTGGCCTTTGGAGGAGAGCAGAGCTTGAGTCATGGGATGATAATCTGAAGATTGGCCAAGTTGTTTTTCAAGATGATGGGAGTTCTGCGAGTCTGCCAAGTGATTCTCTTTCTGTCTCGGAATACGCTGACATGAGTGACGAAGATGAAGGAAGCTTAAGTGACGAAGAATCTGAGTTCAGTGACGATGCTGATCAAGAGGACGGAAGTGTTCATCAgggtcttggccttttagaattCACAAATTTTAGTGGCATTCAGACAGATACCATGATCTTCGCAAAATGGGAGCACCACACCAGGGGTGTTGCCTCCAAAATGATGGCAAAAATGGGTTACCGAGAGGGGATGGGGCTTGGTGTGTCTGGCCAAGGCATGCTTGATCCAATTCCAGTTAAGGTACTACCCCCAAAGCAATCACTTGATCATGCACTTGCTTCAAGCGAGGCTGACGGAGGCAGTGGGAAAAAGCGCAGTAGGGGTGGGAAAAGGAAGCGTGAGAAGAAGTTTGCAGAACAGGCCAGGGCTGCTaaagctgaagaagctgagaGATCTGTCTTTAATTTTATCAACAGCCATCTAGTAAGCCAAGAAGGTTCGACCACCAAAGTTAGAAAGGGTTCATCAGTTGAGACCAATGGACTCGCTAAGAAGGAAGACAGAAGATCCTTGGTTGCATACGGTGAGGAAGTGAAGGAGCTGAGGATTCGAGTTGAGAAACTGGAAGAGATGAAGAACCGTAACTGCAAAGACAAGGCATTCTTTGAAGCAGCTTCAAGGAAACTGGAAGAGACTCGGAAGGCACTCGCTGATGCTGAAGCTACCCACGCTTCAGCGACGAGTGCAGTTACTAGAAAGGAGAAAGAGAAGAAATGGTTGAAATTCTGA